The following proteins are co-located in the Solanum pennellii chromosome 1, SPENNV200 genome:
- the LOC107008458 gene encoding putative ER lumen protein-retaining receptor C28H8.4, with amino-acid sequence MRTTRRPIQVVSTWVRRQPPKVKAFLAVITGMAALVLLRAIVHDHDNLFVAAEAVHSIGISVLIYKLMKEKTCAGLSLKSQELTAMFLAVRLYCSFVMEYDIHTLLDLATLATTLWVIYMIRFNLRSSYMEDKDNFLIYYVVIPCAALALLIHPSTSHLFVNRVFWAFCVYLEAVSVLPQLRVMQNTKIVEPFTAHYVFALGVARFLSCAHWVLQVLDSRGHLLVALGHGLWPSMVLISEIVQTFILADFCYYYVKSVFGGQLVMRLPSGVV; translated from the exons ATGAGGACGACACGGAGGCCGATCCAAGTCGTGTCGACATGGGTCCGCCGGCAACCGCCTAAGGTCAAGGCTTTTCTGGCCGTCATTACCGGTATGGCGGCGTTGGTCTTGCTACGCGCCATCGTCCACGATCACGATAACCTCTTCGTCGCCGCTGAAGCTGTTCATTCAATTGGAATCTCCGTTCTCATCTACAAGCTCATGAAAGAAAAAACTTGTGCCG GTCTTTCACTCAAATCCCAGGAGCTCACTGCTATGTTTTTGGCTGTTAGGCTGTATTGCAGTTTTGTCATGGAATATGATATACATACCTTACTTGATTTAGCTACGTTAGCTACAACCTTGTGGGTTATTTATATGATCCGGTTTAATCTTAGATCAAGTTACATGGAGGACAAAGacaattttttaatctattacGTG GTGATCCCTTGTGCTGCCTTAGCTTTACTAATTCATCCATCTACATCACATCTCTTCGTCAATAGAGTCTTCTGGGCGTTCTGTGTTTACTTGGAGGCAGTTTCTGTGCTACCTCAACTTCGTGTCATGCAAAACACTAAG ATAGTTGAACCATTCACAGCTCATTATGTATTTGCATTGGGTGTTGCAAGGTTCTTAAGCTGCGCTCACTGGGTTCTCCAG GTTTTGGATAGTCGCGGCCATCTGCTGGTAGCATTGGGTCATGGTCTATGGCCTTCTATGGTTTTGATATCTGAAATAGTTCAAACCTTTATCCTAGCAGACTTCTGTTACTACTATGTTAAAAG TGTTTTCGGTGGACAGCTGGTAATGCGCCTTCCTTCTGGGGTCGTGTAA
- the LOC107009789 gene encoding probable alkaline/neutral invertase B: MSTHSGDVSNNDASIRNIDSCSTVTELDDIDFSRLPRPRNLNIERQGSYDEKSLTETQLGFSPHPPSRAENFFRALEHFDCIFSPSKRSEFTTPRSPFGQGPHPMVAEAWDSLRRTLVHFRGQPVGTIAALDNSDEKLNYDQVFVRDFVPSALAFLMNREPEIVKNFLLKTLRLQSWEKKIDRFQLGEGVMPASFKVLHDPVRNTETLIADFGESAIGRVAPIDSGFWWIILLRAYTKSTGDTSLSELPECQKGMRLILSLCLSEGFDTFPTLLCADGCSMIDRRMGVYGYPIEIQALFFMALRCALLLLKHDAEGKEFVERIVKRLHALSYHMRNYFWLDLKQLNDIYRYKTEEYSHTAVNKFNVMPDSLPEWVFDFMPVSGGYFLGNVGPSNMDFRWFCLGNCIAILSSLATPEQATKIMDLIDSRWHELVGEMPLKVCYPAIEGHEWRIVTGCDPKNTRWSYHNGGSWPVLLWLLTAACIKTGRPQIARRAIELAEQRLSKDGWPEYYDGKLGRFIGKQARKHQTWSIAGYLVAKMMLEDPSHLGMISLEEDKQLKPVLKRSASF; the protein is encoded by the exons ATGTCAACGCATTCGGGGGATGTATCTAACAATGATGCTAGTATAAGAAATATTGATTCATGTAGTACTGTAACTGAATTGGATGACATTGATTTCTCGAGGTTACCTAGGCCAAGAAACTTGAACATTGAGAGGCAAGGTTCATATGATGAGAAGTCCCTTACTGAAACTCAACTGGGGTTCTCTCCTCATCCCCCTTCTAGAGCTGAAAATTTTTTCCGTGCTTTGGAGCATTTTGATTGtatattttctccatcaaaaagATCCGAGTTCACTACTCCCAGGTCACCTTTTGGGCAAGGGCCACATCCTATGGTTGCTGAGGCTTGGGACTCTTTGAGACGTACTTTGGTGCACTTCCGTGGACAGCCTGTTGGGACAATTGCTGCTCTAGATAATTCAGATGAAAAGCTTAACTATGATCAG GTGTTTGTCAGAGATTTTGTTCCAAGTGCACTGGCTTTTCTGATGAACAGGGAACCCGAAATAGTAAAGAATTTCCTCTTGAAAACTCTTCGTCTTCAATCGTGGGAGAAAAAGATAGACCGGTTCCAACTGGGAGAGGGTGTAATGCCAGCTAGTTTCAAGGTACTCCATGATCCGGTTAGAAATACCGAGACTTTAATAGCAGATTTTGGCGAGAGTGCAATAGGAAGAGTGGCTCCTATTGATTCTGGATTTTGGTGGATTATATTACTTCGTGCATACACAAAGTCTACAGGGGACACCTCCTTGTCTGAGCTGCCTGAATGCCAGAAGGGTATGCGCTTGATTCTCAGTTTATGCCTTTCAGAGGGGTTTGACACATTTCCAACTCTTCTTTGTGCCGATGGGTGCTCTATGATAGATCGTAGAATG GGTGTGTATGGGTACCCAATAGAAATACAGGCACTATTCTTCATGGCTTTAAGGTGTGCGCTTCTTTTACTCAAGCATGATGCTGAAGGGAAGGAGTTCGTAGAACGGATTGTGAAGAGACTGCATGCGTTGAGCTACCACATGAGAAATTATTTTTGGCTTGATTTAAAGCAACTTAATGACATTTACCGATATAAAACTGAAGAATATTCCCACACAGCAGTCAACAAGTTCAATGTCATGCCTGATTCTCTTCCAGAATGGGTTTTTGATTTCATGCCAGTTTCTGGTGGTTATTTCCTTGGAAATGTTGGTCCTTCAAACATGGATTTCCGTTGGTTTTGCTTAGGCAACTGTATTGCAATTTTGTCAAGCTTAGCAACCCCCGAACAGGCAACCAAGATCATGGATCTTATTGACTCACGCTGGCACGAATTGGTAGGAGAGATGCCCTTGAAGGTTTGTTATCCGGCTATAGAGGGTCATGAGTGGCGGATTGTAACAGGATGCGACCCAAAAAACACTAGATGGAGCTATCACAATGGGGGATCATGGCCAG TGCTTCTATGGCTCCTCACAGCTGCATGTATCAAGACCGGGAGGCCTCAGATTGCAAGGCGTGCCATTGAACTTGCTGAACAGCGTTTGTCCAAGGATGGGTGGCCTGAATATTATGATGGAAAACTTGGCCGATTCATTGGCAAGCAAGCTCGTAAACACCAAACATGGTCAATTGCTGGTTATTTGGTGGCAAAGATGATGCTTGAAGACCCATCCCATTTGGGAATGATTTCACTTGAGGAGGACAAGCAGCTGAAACCTGTGTTGAAACGATCAGCTTCGTTTTGA
- the LOC107027136 gene encoding uncharacterized protein LOC107027136, with translation MYPHRKNTASSILEGFSLNPLPYPVLLFLGVIFIFLGIQWFVSYEEVMEATEESFGWILMIVPLVLLFAVKWLSTVDPPDWFFGGSPWDRRRRTYQLPSEGSSPWGVAALIVLLLILLQYQSTFLDMWFL, from the coding sequence atgTATCCACATAGAAAAAATACAGCGTCCTCAATCTTGGAGGGTTTTTCACTAAATCCTTTACCATATccagttttattatttttaggtgttatatttatatttcttgGTATTCAATGGTTTGTTTCGTATGAAGAAGTGATGGAAGCTACTGAAGAAAGTTTTGGTTGGATACTTATGATTGTGCCACTTGTTTTGTTATTCGCCGTCAAGTGGTTATCCACGGTGGACCCGCCAGATTGGTTTTTTGGCGGGTCACCGTGGGACCGACGGCGAAGAACGTATCAACTGCCGTCCGAAGGAAGCTCACCGTGGGGGGTGGCTGCTTTAATTGTGTTGTTACTAATATTGTTGCAATATCAGTCTACTTTTCTTGATATGTggtttttataa
- the LOC107007743 gene encoding triosephosphate isomerase, chloroplastic: protein MAVASTSLASQMSGPKSATSISCPQFSGLRKSLSKLDNSVSFSTSQAFFQNVDSHLRLSSDRKGCRAVVSMAGSGKFFVGGNWKCNGTKDSISKLVSDLNSAQLESDVDVVVAPPFLYIDQVKNSLTDKIEVSAQNCWTGKGGAFTGEISVEQVKDLGCKWVILGHSERRHVIGENDEFIGKKAAYALSQGVGVIACIGELLEEREAGKTFDVCFQQLKAFADAIPSWDNVVIAYEPVWAIGTGKVASPEQAQEVHVAVRDWLTKNVSAEVASKTRIIYGGSVNGSNSSDLAKKEDIDGFLVGGASLKGPEFATIVNSVTAKKVAA, encoded by the exons ATGGCGGTGGCATCAACATCTCTAGCTTCTCAAATGTCTGGCCCTAAATCCGCCACTTCCATTTCATGCCCGCAGTTCTCTGGCCTCCGGAAATCTCTCTCCAAGCTTGATAACTCCGTTTCCTTCTCCACTTCTCAAGCTTTCTTCCAAAACGTCGATTCTCACCTCCGACTTTCTTCTGACCGGAAAGGTTGTAGGGCCGTCGTCTCCATGGCCGGCTCCGGcaag TTCTTTGTTGGAGGAAATTGGAAATGT AATGGAACAAAGGACTCCATAAGCAAGCTTGTCTCTGATTTAAACAGTGCTCAGCTCGAGTCTGATGTTG ATGTGGTTGTAGCACCTCCCTTTCTGTACATTGATCAAGTAAAGAATTCACTCACCGACAAGATTGAAGTTTCTGCTCAGAATTGTTGGACTGGAAAAGGTGGAGCTTTCACTGGTGAAATCAG TGTAGAACAAGTGAAAGATCTTGGCTGCAAGtgggtcattcttggtcattcgGAAAGGAGACATGTAATTGGAGAAAATGATGAA TTTATTGGCAAGAAGGCTGCTTATGCTTTGAGCCAAGGCGTTGGCGTTATAGCCTGTATTGGAGAGCTGTTAGAAGAAAGAGAAGCAGGAAAGACTTTTGATGTCTGTTTCCAGCAATTGAAGGCTTTTGCAG ATGCTATACCAAGTTGGGATAATGTTGTCATTGCGTATGAGCCTGTTTGGGCTATTGGAACCGGTAAAGTTGCCTCGCCTGAGCAGGCTCAGGAGGTACATGTAGCTGTCCGTGATTGGCTTACTAAGAATGTTTCAGCTGAAGTTGCTTCTAAAACACGCATTATATATGGAG GCTCCGTGAATGGAAGCAACTCTTCTGACCTTGCAAAGAAAGAAGACATTGATGGTTTTCTAGTAGGAGGTGCTTCCTTAAAG GGTCCCGAGTTTGCAACCATTGTTAATTCTGTAACTGCCAAGAAGGTAGCTGCTTGA
- the LOC107004675 gene encoding transcription factor bHLH121 isoform X2: MDQLNHGGLYQSNQLPNHCLTELNQLPSDVSMPPNGLHSESSKQKPEAELKDSIAARKVQKADREKLRRDRLNEQFMELGKTLDPDRPKNDKASILSDTVQILKDLTAQVSRLKSEYAALTDESRELTQEKNDLREEKASLKSDIESLNAQYQQRMRTMYPWAGMDHSMVMHPPSYPYPMPVPIPTGPVPMHPPLQPYPFFGNHNPAVVPNPSSFVQYMTPNTLIDQQPTQYMSPIIQPGSMTRQESRNKSSDQGESRIEKSEDSNEVATDLELKTPGSTYEQDLSSGQKKSRKLPRKDNSFTDGSSSSKCSSSHSVHAVSSNSVVRGTKTGD, encoded by the exons ATGGATCAATTAAACCATGGCGGCCTTTATCAATCGAATCAGCTTCCAAATCATTGTTTAACAGAGTTAAATCAGCTTCCTTCTGATGTTTCCATGCCTCCCAATGGCTTGCATTCTGAATCAAg CAAACAAAAACCTGAGGCAGAACTCAAAGACTCTATTGCTGCAAGAAAAGTGCAGAAGGCAGATCGAGAAAAATTAAGGAGGGACCGCTTGAACGAGCAGTTCATGGAATTAGGAAAGACCCTTG ATCCTGATAGGCCTAAAAATGACAAAGCATCCATCCTAAGTGATACTGTTCAAATACTGAAGGATTTGACTGCTCAGGTCAGCAGATTAAAATCTGAGTATGCTGCACTTACTGATGAAAGCCGTGAG TTGACCCAGGAGAAAAATGATCTCAGAGAAGAGAAGGCATCTCTTAAATCTGATATTGAGAGCCTTAATGCCCAATATCAACAAAGAATGAGGACTATGTATCCATGGGCCGGGATGGATCATTCTATGGTCATGCATCCGCCTTCATATCCGTATCCAATGCCCGTTCCGATTCCAACTGGACCAGTTCCTATGCATCCACCTCTGCAGCCCTATCCTTTCTTCGGCAATCATAATCCTGCAGTCGTTCCAAACCCTTCATCTTTTGTTCAATACATGACTCCCAATACATTGATTGATCAGCAACCGACTCAGTATATGTCTCCAATTATACAACCAGGTAGTATGACCAGACAAGAATCCAGGAACAAGTCATCAGATCAAGGAGAGAGCAGAATTGAGAAAAGTGAAGATTCCAATGAAGTGGCAACAGATTTAGAGCTTAAGACACCTGGATCTACATACGAGCAG GACCTTTCATCTGGACAAAAGAAATCCAGAAAGTTGCCAAGGAAGGATAACAGCTTCACGGATGGAAGTTCCTCAAGTAAATGTTCATCATCCCATAGTGTACATGCTGTTTCTTCAAATAGTGTAGTTAGGGGAACAAAGACTGGTGATTGA
- the LOC107004675 gene encoding transcription factor bHLH121 isoform X1: protein MDQLNHGGLYQSNQLPNHCLTELNQLPSDVSMPPNGLHSESSSKQKPEAELKDSIAARKVQKADREKLRRDRLNEQFMELGKTLDPDRPKNDKASILSDTVQILKDLTAQVSRLKSEYAALTDESRELTQEKNDLREEKASLKSDIESLNAQYQQRMRTMYPWAGMDHSMVMHPPSYPYPMPVPIPTGPVPMHPPLQPYPFFGNHNPAVVPNPSSFVQYMTPNTLIDQQPTQYMSPIIQPGSMTRQESRNKSSDQGESRIEKSEDSNEVATDLELKTPGSTYEQDLSSGQKKSRKLPRKDNSFTDGSSSSKCSSSHSVHAVSSNSVVRGTKTGD, encoded by the exons ATGGATCAATTAAACCATGGCGGCCTTTATCAATCGAATCAGCTTCCAAATCATTGTTTAACAGAGTTAAATCAGCTTCCTTCTGATGTTTCCATGCCTCCCAATGGCTTGCATTCTGAATCAAg CAGCAAACAAAAACCTGAGGCAGAACTCAAAGACTCTATTGCTGCAAGAAAAGTGCAGAAGGCAGATCGAGAAAAATTAAGGAGGGACCGCTTGAACGAGCAGTTCATGGAATTAGGAAAGACCCTTG ATCCTGATAGGCCTAAAAATGACAAAGCATCCATCCTAAGTGATACTGTTCAAATACTGAAGGATTTGACTGCTCAGGTCAGCAGATTAAAATCTGAGTATGCTGCACTTACTGATGAAAGCCGTGAG TTGACCCAGGAGAAAAATGATCTCAGAGAAGAGAAGGCATCTCTTAAATCTGATATTGAGAGCCTTAATGCCCAATATCAACAAAGAATGAGGACTATGTATCCATGGGCCGGGATGGATCATTCTATGGTCATGCATCCGCCTTCATATCCGTATCCAATGCCCGTTCCGATTCCAACTGGACCAGTTCCTATGCATCCACCTCTGCAGCCCTATCCTTTCTTCGGCAATCATAATCCTGCAGTCGTTCCAAACCCTTCATCTTTTGTTCAATACATGACTCCCAATACATTGATTGATCAGCAACCGACTCAGTATATGTCTCCAATTATACAACCAGGTAGTATGACCAGACAAGAATCCAGGAACAAGTCATCAGATCAAGGAGAGAGCAGAATTGAGAAAAGTGAAGATTCCAATGAAGTGGCAACAGATTTAGAGCTTAAGACACCTGGATCTACATACGAGCAG GACCTTTCATCTGGACAAAAGAAATCCAGAAAGTTGCCAAGGAAGGATAACAGCTTCACGGATGGAAGTTCCTCAAGTAAATGTTCATCATCCCATAGTGTACATGCTGTTTCTTCAAATAGTGTAGTTAGGGGAACAAAGACTGGTGATTGA
- the LOC107008643 gene encoding protein XAP5 CIRCADIAN TIMEKEEPER gives MSGMGDGYVGTAQDAVRIRRLEKQREAERRKIQELKNKTASSKGQPGLLQFGSSTSEILETAFKKETVGLVTREQYVEKRVTIKTKLEEEEKEKLQKLQQEEEELQLQKLKKRKIKADPRLSFCDDLDNGNEDEDEENKNEESDKRVWRKFGKDPTVETSFLPDSEREAEEQAERERLRKQWLREQELIKNEPLQITYSYWDGTGHRRVIQVRKGDSIGEFLRAVQQQLAPEFREVRTTSVENLLYVKEDLIIPHQHSFYELIINKARGKSGPLFHFDVHEDVRTIADATIEKDESHAGKVVERHWYEKNKHIFPASRWEIYDPTKKWERYTIHGD, from the exons ATGTCGGGCATGGGAGATGGTTATGTGGGCACGGCCCAAGACGCCGTCAGAATCCGACGGCTTGAAAAGCAGCGAGAAGCAGAGAGGCGAAAAATTCAGGAGCTCAAGAACAAGACTGCTTCATCTAAAGGTCAACCTGGTCTTCTTCAATTTGGGTCCAGTACATCTGAG ATTCTTGAAACTGCCTTCAAAAAGGAAACAGTGGGTCTTGTTACAAGGGAACAATATGTTGAAAAG AGGGTCACTATCAAAACCAAGCTTGAAGAGGAAGAAAAGGAGAAGCTTCAGAAGTTGCAACAAGA GGAAGAAGAGCTACAGTTACAAAAGCTTAAAAAGAGGAAGATTAAGGCTGACCCTCGGCTCTCCTTTTGTGATGATTTGGATAATGgcaatgaagatgaagatgaggAAAATA AGAATGAAGAATCTGACAAGCGCGTGTGGAGAAAGTTTGGGAAAGATCCTACAGTAGAGACAAGCTTCTTGCCGGACAG TGAGAGGGAGGCAGAGGAACAAGCAGAACGTGAAAGGCTCCGGAAACAGTGGTTGCGCGAGCAGGAGCTAATCAAAA ATGAGCCTCTACAGATAACTTACAGCTATTGGGATGGAACAGGCCATAGGCGGGTGATCCAG GTGCGGAAGGGTGATAGCATAGGAGAGTTTCTTCGGGCTGTTCAGCAGCAACTTGCACCTGAGTTTCGGGAGGTTCGAACTACTTCAGTGGAGAATCTTCTTTATGTGAAGGAAGATCTAATCATTCCTCAT CAACACAGTTTCTATGAGTTGATTATAAACAAAGCCAGAGGAAAGAGTGGACCG CTTTTTCACTTTGATGTCCATGAAGATGTGCGGACCATTGCTGATGCTACTATCGAGAAAGATGAG TCGCATGCTGGAAAAGTTGTAGAGAGGCATTGGTATGAAAAGAACAAGCATATCTTTCCAGCTTCACGGTGGGAG ATATATGACCCAACAAAGAAGTGGGAGCGATATACAATTCACGGGGATTAA